Part of the Nodosilinea sp. PGN35 genome is shown below.
CCCCTTGAGCCCCACCAGCGATGGCGTCGCCCCGGTGACTATCACCCATCAGGGGCAGACCTACCGGCTCGATGTGCACTCGATTCAGCCCCGCTAGGGCCGCTCTTTGCCCCACGATTTCCTATGACCCAGACCGGCGATTCGCTCCAAACCGACGATTTCTTTCAGTTTGAGGCCGACTTTGTGGAGTCGCTGCGCTGCATTCCCATGCAGGTGCGGCTCAAGCTCGACACCTGCGGCGTCAAGCTCAAACTGGAGCACTGGCATCGGTTTAGCGAGGGCGATCGCCAGCGCCTCACCCAGCTCCCCTGCGGCGATCGCGACGCCACCGTAGCCTATACCGCCTACGTGCAGGCGCTGGTGCACCGCGTCCAGGGCACCCCGGCCTCAACCCTGGCCATCGACCCCCATCCCCCCTGGCACAGCGTTGACGCCATCCCCGAGGCGGTGCAGGCCCAGGCCCGGTTGGTGGGAGGGGAGATTGGGCTGGATCAGTGGCGATCGCTGCGCCCCCTGCAGCGCTTTGCCCTAATCAAGCTCAGCCGCCCCTCCCACGAAAACCGCAATTTTTATCCCGCCCTAGTAGAATTTGGGCTAGCGCCCCCGGCCCTCGATGCTTCGCCAGCATCTATTTAAGCTTTGATGCAGGCCGGGGCGGCTGTCCTCCACCCCCCTAGGTCTATGGTTACTCTGCCGACCCGCTCCCCGGCTCCCACCCAAGAGCAACTCCAGACCACGCAGCGGCGCATTGACGCCTACATTCAAACCATCGCCAACCACCCCGACCGGCGGGAGGGCGCGTTTCCCTACTACCTGTTTCACGGGGCCGATACCCCGATTCGGGGCACCGTCTTGATGTTCCACGGGTTTAGCGCCAAGCCCCACCAGATGTCGCCCCTGGCGGACTACCTGTTTCGCAACGGCTTCAACGTCTATCAGGCTCCGCTGGCGGGCCATGCCTACATCAACCCTGACCAAAACTGGCCCCAGGTCGATCTCAAACCCGAAATTTTAGGGCCGCTGCGGGAAAAAGTGAGCGCCGACCCGGTGCTGCAACACTTTTTGGCCAACCTGGCGGCGGCGGGCGACGGCAGTGCCCCCACCCCCACCCCCGTACAAATGGTGGGACTGATGGCCCGGCTCAGCAAGCTAGAACCCCGCCTGCTCGACATCATTGCCGCCATTGAGCGCGACAACGACCCCGACTTCGACCGCTACTTTGTGTCGTCTCACCTGGCCTACCTGAGCGATGCCCAGGCCCGTCTGGCTGAGCTGGAGGCCCTGCCCGGCCCTATCTCGACGGTGGGCCTGTCGGTCGGTGGGGCCGTGGCCCTGGCCCTGGGGGCCAAAAACCCCCAGCGGGTGGCCAAGGTGGTGGCCTTTGCGCCGCTGCTAGAGGTCTACGGCGGCGAAACCCGCAAGCGCTACATCAACCTGGCCGGCCCCCTAGACGTCAAAGAGTTTGGCTGGGATGAGCTGCGGTTTCCCCTGGGCTGTTTTACCGCCGTCAGTCGGTTTGGCTCATTTGTCCGCCGCAGCGACCACCTCTCGCCTCTGCGGGTCAAGCCCACGCTGATGATTTTGACCGAAAACGAAGACGCGGCTGACCTCCAGGTCAACCAGAACTTTTCCCAGGCGCTGCGTCGGGCATCGATCTTTAAGCGCTACGACCATCACTACCTGTATACCTTTCCCAGCGAGGCGCTGGTGCCTCACCCCATGGTTGACCCCCTAGAGATCAGCCAGAACATGAGCAACGACTACTGGAAACCCATGTACCAGGAGACCTGGCGTTTTTTGGCTCAAACCGAGTTCAGGGGCAGCAGCCTGGGGCAGATTGACGAGGTTCCAGGGCTGCCGCGTTTAGACGTTTGACCGTTGCGGCGACCCTGCCTCAACCGAACTGGCTACCGCTGTGAGCTACCATCTGCCTGGGATACGGCCCCCGGCCCGCCTCCTGGGCCAAGCGGGAAGCAATCAGGCTAGGGTGCGGTGTTTCCCGGGGGCAGCCCCAGGTCAGCGCAGTGCTCATTGTTGATGCTGCCGTTGGCCATACGGGTGTTGCAAAACCGGGCGGTGCTGAGGTCGGTGCGGTTGAGGTTGGCCCCCAGCAGGTCGGCATCGGTAAAGTTGGTTCCCGCCAGCTGGGCATCGCGAATCAGGGCCTGGCGCAGGTCGGCCCCGGTAAAGTCGGCCCCCGCCAGCTGGGCACCGATAAAGTCGGCCCGGAAAAACTGGCCCTTCGTCAGGGTGGCCTGGGTGAGGTCGGTGGCGGACAGACTGGCATGGTTGAAGGCGGCTCCGTCCAGACGGCTGCCGCTGAGGTCGCTACCGTACCAGTTGGTGTTGCGGGCCTCGGCGCGCTCTAAGTTGACCGCCATTGCGATCGCCTGTCGCAGGCGGCTGCCGGTGAGGGTGGCCTGGCTGAGGTCGGCCCCGGCCAGGGTGGCACCCGACAGGTCGGCCCCGCTGAGCACCGCCTGGTGCAAATTGGCCGCCGATAGATCGGCCTGGGTCATCTGCGCCCTGGGCAACCTGGCCTGGCGCAGGTTGGCCCTGGCCAGGGTGGCCTGGGTGAGGTCGGCATCTTCTAGGTTGGCGCGGGTGAGCACTACGTCGCTCAGGTCGCAGGCTATGCAGGCGCGGCTGATCAACAGCTGCCGCACCAGGTCGTTGGCGGCTCCGGGCACCGCCAGAGCCAGGGTGAGACCAAGCCCGACGGCTACTCCTAGGAAAAGTGGAAGCCAGCGGCGGCGGGGAGACTGGGCCATGGTGTGCAATTCCTATCGGGTTGGCTTAAAGATCTAAGATCAAGTCTATAGATTGCCTCTACAATGTGTCAGCATCTTCTGGCTCCACTGGTTTTCAACGTCAGTGACCATGCGGGTTGTCACCGCCCCGGCAGTCGAGATGCTGCTGCTCGCTCTCGGTAGTTTGACGTCATGGCCTCGATCCCGGCTTCATCGCCCCCGCGTTTTCGTCACCGACAGCGCCCTGGCCCCAGCCAGGTCAAGCCCTGGGAATGGTTTTGGCTGACGCTGTGGGTGCTCCTGCTCACCGGGTCAGGGGTGTTTTGCGGCTGGGCGCTGATGTGGCTGACCCGGATTCCGCCGCTGCCCGACTGTGAGCAGATCACCCCGTTTCATTCGGCCAGCGACCTGCTGTTTTGTGCTAAGGCCCAGGCCCGCACCGGGGAAGCCAACAACCTGGTGCAGTCGGTGCTGCTGACGGCCAACTGGCCCAAAACCCACGCTAACTACGACGACTCCCAGGAAATTCTCAAGGATGCCTCGGAGCAGATTTTGGTGCTGGCCAACCGCTGGGTGCAGGTGGGCAAGCTGGAGGACGCCATTCATCTGG
Proteins encoded:
- a CDS encoding nitrate reductase associated protein codes for the protein MTQTGDSLQTDDFFQFEADFVESLRCIPMQVRLKLDTCGVKLKLEHWHRFSEGDRQRLTQLPCGDRDATVAYTAYVQALVHRVQGTPASTLAIDPHPPWHSVDAIPEAVQAQARLVGGEIGLDQWRSLRPLQRFALIKLSRPSHENRNFYPALVEFGLAPPALDASPASI
- a CDS encoding alpha/beta hydrolase-fold protein, translating into MVTLPTRSPAPTQEQLQTTQRRIDAYIQTIANHPDRREGAFPYYLFHGADTPIRGTVLMFHGFSAKPHQMSPLADYLFRNGFNVYQAPLAGHAYINPDQNWPQVDLKPEILGPLREKVSADPVLQHFLANLAAAGDGSAPTPTPVQMVGLMARLSKLEPRLLDIIAAIERDNDPDFDRYFVSSHLAYLSDAQARLAELEALPGPISTVGLSVGGAVALALGAKNPQRVAKVVAFAPLLEVYGGETRKRYINLAGPLDVKEFGWDELRFPLGCFTAVSRFGSFVRRSDHLSPLRVKPTLMILTENEDAADLQVNQNFSQALRRASIFKRYDHHYLYTFPSEALVPHPMVDPLEISQNMSNDYWKPMYQETWRFLAQTEFRGSSLGQIDEVPGLPRLDV
- a CDS encoding pentapeptide repeat-containing protein; its protein translation is MAQSPRRRWLPLFLGVAVGLGLTLALAVPGAANDLVRQLLISRACIACDLSDVVLTRANLEDADLTQATLARANLRQARLPRAQMTQADLSAANLHQAVLSGADLSGATLAGADLSQATLTGSRLRQAIAMAVNLERAEARNTNWYGSDLSGSRLDGAAFNHASLSATDLTQATLTKGQFFRADFIGAQLAGADFTGADLRQALIRDAQLAGTNFTDADLLGANLNRTDLSTARFCNTRMANGSINNEHCADLGLPPGNTAP